One window from the genome of Cervus elaphus chromosome 8, mCerEla1.1, whole genome shotgun sequence encodes:
- the PRKAG3 gene encoding 5'-AMP-activated protein kinase subunit gamma-3 isoform X10: MPHGYTPSWSSFGGPEHQEMSFLEQGDSTSWPSPAMTTSAEISLGGQGTKVSRWTSQEAVEEGELPGLKGGPQSRPAAESTRLEATFPKATPLAQATPSSGVGTPTTERDSLPPDCSASASGSSTDDLDLGIEFSAPEAWGNELGLVEERPAQCPSPQVPVLRLGWDDELRKPGAQIYMHFMQEHTCYDAMATSSKLVIFDTMLQIKKAFFALVANGVRAAPLWDSKKQSFVGMLTITDFILVLHRYYRSPLVQIYEIEEHKIETWREIYLQGCFKPLVSISPSDSLFEAVYTLIKNRIHRLPVLDPVSGAVLHILTHKRLLKFLHIFQGTLLPRPSFLSRTIQDLGIGTFRDLAVVLETAPILTALDIFVDRRVSALPVINEAGQVVGLYSRFDVIHLAAQQMYNHLDISVGEALRRRTLCLEGVLSCQPHETLGEVIDRIAREQVHRLVLVDETQHLLGVVSLSDILQALVLSPAGIDALGA, translated from the exons ATGCCGCATGgatat ACCCCCTCCTGGAGCAGCTTTGGGGGACCCGAGCATCAAG AGATGAGCTTCCTAGAGCAAGGAGACAGCACTTCATGGCCATCACCAGCCATGACCACCAGCGCAGAAATAAGCCTTGGGGGACAAGGGACCAAGGTCTCAAGATGGACAAGCCAGGAGGCTGTAGAGGAAGGGGAGCTCCCAGGCCTGAAGGGAG GTCCCCAGTCCAGGCCAGCTGCTGAGTCCACCAGGCTGGAGGCCACATTCCCCAAGGCCACACCCTTGGCCCAAGCCACTCCCTCGTCCGGGGTGGGCACCCCCACAACAGAGCGAGACAGCCTCCCCCCTGACTGTTCAGCCTCTGCTTCTGGCTCCAGCACAGATGATCTGGATCTGGGCATAGAGTTCTCAGCCCCAGAAGCGTGGGGGAATGAGCTCGGCCTGGTGGAAGAGAGGCCGGCCCAGTGCCCGTCCCCGCAGGTGCCGGTACTCAGGCTGGGCTGGGACGACGAGCTGCGGAAGCCGGGGGCCCAGATCTACATGCACTTCATGCAGGAGCACACCTGCTACGATgccatggcaaccagctccaaGCTAGTCATCTTCGACACCATGCTACAG atcaagaagGCCTTCTTTGCCCTGGTGGCCAACGGCGTTCGGGCCGCACCTCTTTGGGACAGCAAGAAGCAGAGCTTTGTGG GGATGCTGACTATCACAGACTTCATCTTGGTTCTGCATCGCTATTACCGGTCCCCCCTG GTCCAGATCTATGAGATTGAAGAACACAAGATTGAGACCTGGAGGG AGATCTACCTTCAAGGCTGCTTCAAGCCTCTGGTCTCCATCTCTCCCAGTGACAG CCTGTTTGAAGCTGTCTACACCCTCATCAAGAACCGTATCCACCGCCTGCCAGTCCTGGACCCAGTCTCAGGCGCCGTGCTGCACATCCTCACACACAAACGGCTTCTCAAGTTCCTGCACATTTTT CAGGGCACCCTGCTGCCCCGGCCCTCCTTCCTCTCTCGCACCATCCAAGATCTGGGCATCGGCACATTCCGAGACTTGGCTGTGGTGCTGGAAACGGCACCCATCCTCACTGCGCTGGACATCTTTGTGGACCGGCGTGTGTCTGCGCTGCCAGTGATCAACGAAGCTG GACAGGTCGTGGGCCTCTACTCCCGCTTTGATGTGATT CACCTGGCAGCCCAACAAATGTACAACCACCTGGACATAAGTGTGGGAGAAGCCCTGAGGCGGAGGACGCTGTGTCTGGAGGGAGTCCTTTCCTGCCAGCCCCACGAGACCTTGGGGGAAGTCATCGACCGGATTGCCCGGGAGCAG GTGCATCGGCTGGTGCTTGTGGACGAAACCCAGCACCTGCTGGGCGTGGTGTCCCTCTCCGACATCCTTCAAGCTCTAGTGCTCAGCCCCGCTGGCATCGACGCCCTCGGGGCCTGA
- the PRKAG3 gene encoding 5'-AMP-activated protein kinase subunit gamma-3 isoform X9, with translation MDIPPPGAALGDPSIKAPFPLPEMSFLEQGDSTSWPSPAMTTSAEISLGGQGTKVSRWTSQEAVEEGELPGLKGGPQSRPAAESTRLEATFPKATPLAQATPSSGVGTPTTERDSLPPDCSASASGSSTDDLDLGIEFSAPEAWGNELGLVEERPAQCPSPQVPVLRLGWDDELRKPGAQIYMHFMQEHTCYDAMATSSKLVIFDTMLQIKKAFFALVANGVRAAPLWDSKKQSFVGMLTITDFILVLHRYYRSPLVQIYEIEEHKIETWREIYLQGCFKPLVSISPSDSLFEAVYTLIKNRIHRLPVLDPVSGAVLHILTHKRLLKFLHIFQGTLLPRPSFLSRTIQDLGIGTFRDLAVVLETAPILTALDIFVDRRVSALPVINEAGQVVGLYSRFDVIHLAAQQMYNHLDISVGEALRRRTLCLEGVLSCQPHETLGEVIDRIAREQVHRLVLVDETQHLLGVVSLSDILQALVLSPAGIDALGA, from the exons ATGgatat ACCCCCTCCTGGAGCAGCTTTGGGGGACCCGAGCATCAAG GCCCCATTCCCCCTTCCAGAGATGAGCTTCCTAGAGCAAGGAGACAGCACTTCATGGCCATCACCAGCCATGACCACCAGCGCAGAAATAAGCCTTGGGGGACAAGGGACCAAGGTCTCAAGATGGACAAGCCAGGAGGCTGTAGAGGAAGGGGAGCTCCCAGGCCTGAAGGGAG GTCCCCAGTCCAGGCCAGCTGCTGAGTCCACCAGGCTGGAGGCCACATTCCCCAAGGCCACACCCTTGGCCCAAGCCACTCCCTCGTCCGGGGTGGGCACCCCCACAACAGAGCGAGACAGCCTCCCCCCTGACTGTTCAGCCTCTGCTTCTGGCTCCAGCACAGATGATCTGGATCTGGGCATAGAGTTCTCAGCCCCAGAAGCGTGGGGGAATGAGCTCGGCCTGGTGGAAGAGAGGCCGGCCCAGTGCCCGTCCCCGCAGGTGCCGGTACTCAGGCTGGGCTGGGACGACGAGCTGCGGAAGCCGGGGGCCCAGATCTACATGCACTTCATGCAGGAGCACACCTGCTACGATgccatggcaaccagctccaaGCTAGTCATCTTCGACACCATGCTACAG atcaagaagGCCTTCTTTGCCCTGGTGGCCAACGGCGTTCGGGCCGCACCTCTTTGGGACAGCAAGAAGCAGAGCTTTGTGG GGATGCTGACTATCACAGACTTCATCTTGGTTCTGCATCGCTATTACCGGTCCCCCCTG GTCCAGATCTATGAGATTGAAGAACACAAGATTGAGACCTGGAGGG AGATCTACCTTCAAGGCTGCTTCAAGCCTCTGGTCTCCATCTCTCCCAGTGACAG CCTGTTTGAAGCTGTCTACACCCTCATCAAGAACCGTATCCACCGCCTGCCAGTCCTGGACCCAGTCTCAGGCGCCGTGCTGCACATCCTCACACACAAACGGCTTCTCAAGTTCCTGCACATTTTT CAGGGCACCCTGCTGCCCCGGCCCTCCTTCCTCTCTCGCACCATCCAAGATCTGGGCATCGGCACATTCCGAGACTTGGCTGTGGTGCTGGAAACGGCACCCATCCTCACTGCGCTGGACATCTTTGTGGACCGGCGTGTGTCTGCGCTGCCAGTGATCAACGAAGCTG GACAGGTCGTGGGCCTCTACTCCCGCTTTGATGTGATT CACCTGGCAGCCCAACAAATGTACAACCACCTGGACATAAGTGTGGGAGAAGCCCTGAGGCGGAGGACGCTGTGTCTGGAGGGAGTCCTTTCCTGCCAGCCCCACGAGACCTTGGGGGAAGTCATCGACCGGATTGCCCGGGAGCAG GTGCATCGGCTGGTGCTTGTGGACGAAACCCAGCACCTGCTGGGCGTGGTGTCCCTCTCCGACATCCTTCAAGCTCTAGTGCTCAGCCCCGCTGGCATCGACGCCCTCGGGGCCTGA
- the PRKAG3 gene encoding 5'-AMP-activated protein kinase subunit gamma-3 isoform X1, whose translation MGLCVSLGWVFVCLWGVVWLCMCGGKGSSCGSECRMFSPPLQSLFSTQTPSWSSFGGPEHQEMSFLEQGDSTSWPSPAMTTSAEISLGGQGTKVSRWTSQEAVEEGELPGLKGGPQSRPAAESTRLEATFPKATPLAQATPSSGVGTPTTERDSLPPDCSASASGSSTDDLDLGIEFSAPEAWGNELGLVEERPAQCPSPQVPVLRLGWDDELRKPGAQIYMHFMQEHTCYDAMATSSKLVIFDTMLQIKKAFFALVANGVRAAPLWDSKKQSFVGMLTITDFILVLHRYYRSPLVQIYEIEEHKIETWREIYLQGCFKPLVSISPSDSLFEAVYTLIKNRIHRLPVLDPVSGAVLHILTHKRLLKFLHIFQGTLLPRPSFLSRTIQDLGIGTFRDLAVVLETAPILTALDIFVDRRVSALPVINEAGQVVGLYSRFDVIHLAAQQMYNHLDISVGEALRRRTLCLEGVLSCQPHETLGEVIDRIAREQVHRLVLVDETQHLLGVVSLSDILQALVLSPAGIDALGA comes from the exons ATGGGTTTATGTGTGTCTTTGGGGtgggtgtttgtgtgtttgtggggGGTTGTGTGGTTGTGCATGTGTGGCGGGAAGGGCAGCTCCTGTGGTTCTGAGTGTAGGATGTTCTCCCCACCCCTTCAGTCACTTTTCTCCACACAGACCCCCTCCTGGAGCAGCTTTGGGGGACCCGAGCATCAAG AGATGAGCTTCCTAGAGCAAGGAGACAGCACTTCATGGCCATCACCAGCCATGACCACCAGCGCAGAAATAAGCCTTGGGGGACAAGGGACCAAGGTCTCAAGATGGACAAGCCAGGAGGCTGTAGAGGAAGGGGAGCTCCCAGGCCTGAAGGGAG GTCCCCAGTCCAGGCCAGCTGCTGAGTCCACCAGGCTGGAGGCCACATTCCCCAAGGCCACACCCTTGGCCCAAGCCACTCCCTCGTCCGGGGTGGGCACCCCCACAACAGAGCGAGACAGCCTCCCCCCTGACTGTTCAGCCTCTGCTTCTGGCTCCAGCACAGATGATCTGGATCTGGGCATAGAGTTCTCAGCCCCAGAAGCGTGGGGGAATGAGCTCGGCCTGGTGGAAGAGAGGCCGGCCCAGTGCCCGTCCCCGCAGGTGCCGGTACTCAGGCTGGGCTGGGACGACGAGCTGCGGAAGCCGGGGGCCCAGATCTACATGCACTTCATGCAGGAGCACACCTGCTACGATgccatggcaaccagctccaaGCTAGTCATCTTCGACACCATGCTACAG atcaagaagGCCTTCTTTGCCCTGGTGGCCAACGGCGTTCGGGCCGCACCTCTTTGGGACAGCAAGAAGCAGAGCTTTGTGG GGATGCTGACTATCACAGACTTCATCTTGGTTCTGCATCGCTATTACCGGTCCCCCCTG GTCCAGATCTATGAGATTGAAGAACACAAGATTGAGACCTGGAGGG AGATCTACCTTCAAGGCTGCTTCAAGCCTCTGGTCTCCATCTCTCCCAGTGACAG CCTGTTTGAAGCTGTCTACACCCTCATCAAGAACCGTATCCACCGCCTGCCAGTCCTGGACCCAGTCTCAGGCGCCGTGCTGCACATCCTCACACACAAACGGCTTCTCAAGTTCCTGCACATTTTT CAGGGCACCCTGCTGCCCCGGCCCTCCTTCCTCTCTCGCACCATCCAAGATCTGGGCATCGGCACATTCCGAGACTTGGCTGTGGTGCTGGAAACGGCACCCATCCTCACTGCGCTGGACATCTTTGTGGACCGGCGTGTGTCTGCGCTGCCAGTGATCAACGAAGCTG GACAGGTCGTGGGCCTCTACTCCCGCTTTGATGTGATT CACCTGGCAGCCCAACAAATGTACAACCACCTGGACATAAGTGTGGGAGAAGCCCTGAGGCGGAGGACGCTGTGTCTGGAGGGAGTCCTTTCCTGCCAGCCCCACGAGACCTTGGGGGAAGTCATCGACCGGATTGCCCGGGAGCAG GTGCATCGGCTGGTGCTTGTGGACGAAACCCAGCACCTGCTGGGCGTGGTGTCCCTCTCCGACATCCTTCAAGCTCTAGTGCTCAGCCCCGCTGGCATCGACGCCCTCGGGGCCTGA
- the PRKAG3 gene encoding 5'-AMP-activated protein kinase subunit gamma-3 isoform X11, whose translation MGLCVSLGWVFVCLWGVVWLCMCGGKGSSCGSECRMFSPPLQSLFSTQTPSWSSFGGPEHQGPIPPSRDELPRARRQHFMAITSHDHQRRNKPWGTRDQGLKMDKPGGCRGRGAPRPEGSTDDLDLGIEFSAPEAWGNELGLVEERPAQCPSPQVPVLRLGWDDELRKPGAQIYMHFMQEHTCYDAMATSSKLVIFDTMLQIKKAFFALVANGVRAAPLWDSKKQSFVGMLTITDFILVLHRYYRSPLVQIYEIEEHKIETWREIYLQGCFKPLVSISPSDSLFEAVYTLIKNRIHRLPVLDPVSGAVLHILTHKRLLKFLHIFQGTLLPRPSFLSRTIQDLGIGTFRDLAVVLETAPILTALDIFVDRRVSALPVINEAGQVVGLYSRFDVIHLAAQQMYNHLDISVGEALRRRTLCLEGVLSCQPHETLGEVIDRIAREQVHRLVLVDETQHLLGVVSLSDILQALVLSPAGIDALGA comes from the exons ATGGGTTTATGTGTGTCTTTGGGGtgggtgtttgtgtgtttgtggggGGTTGTGTGGTTGTGCATGTGTGGCGGGAAGGGCAGCTCCTGTGGTTCTGAGTGTAGGATGTTCTCCCCACCCCTTCAGTCACTTTTCTCCACACAGACCCCCTCCTGGAGCAGCTTTGGGGGACCCGAGCATCAAG GCCCCATTCCCCCTTCCAGAGATGAGCTTCCTAGAGCAAGGAGACAGCACTTCATGGCCATCACCAGCCATGACCACCAGCGCAGAAATAAGCCTTGGGGGACAAGGGACCAAGGTCTCAAGATGGACAAGCCAGGAGGCTGTAGAGGAAGGGGAGCTCCCAGGCCTGAAGGGAG CACAGATGATCTGGATCTGGGCATAGAGTTCTCAGCCCCAGAAGCGTGGGGGAATGAGCTCGGCCTGGTGGAAGAGAGGCCGGCCCAGTGCCCGTCCCCGCAGGTGCCGGTACTCAGGCTGGGCTGGGACGACGAGCTGCGGAAGCCGGGGGCCCAGATCTACATGCACTTCATGCAGGAGCACACCTGCTACGATgccatggcaaccagctccaaGCTAGTCATCTTCGACACCATGCTACAG atcaagaagGCCTTCTTTGCCCTGGTGGCCAACGGCGTTCGGGCCGCACCTCTTTGGGACAGCAAGAAGCAGAGCTTTGTGG GGATGCTGACTATCACAGACTTCATCTTGGTTCTGCATCGCTATTACCGGTCCCCCCTG GTCCAGATCTATGAGATTGAAGAACACAAGATTGAGACCTGGAGGG AGATCTACCTTCAAGGCTGCTTCAAGCCTCTGGTCTCCATCTCTCCCAGTGACAG CCTGTTTGAAGCTGTCTACACCCTCATCAAGAACCGTATCCACCGCCTGCCAGTCCTGGACCCAGTCTCAGGCGCCGTGCTGCACATCCTCACACACAAACGGCTTCTCAAGTTCCTGCACATTTTT CAGGGCACCCTGCTGCCCCGGCCCTCCTTCCTCTCTCGCACCATCCAAGATCTGGGCATCGGCACATTCCGAGACTTGGCTGTGGTGCTGGAAACGGCACCCATCCTCACTGCGCTGGACATCTTTGTGGACCGGCGTGTGTCTGCGCTGCCAGTGATCAACGAAGCTG GACAGGTCGTGGGCCTCTACTCCCGCTTTGATGTGATT CACCTGGCAGCCCAACAAATGTACAACCACCTGGACATAAGTGTGGGAGAAGCCCTGAGGCGGAGGACGCTGTGTCTGGAGGGAGTCCTTTCCTGCCAGCCCCACGAGACCTTGGGGGAAGTCATCGACCGGATTGCCCGGGAGCAG GTGCATCGGCTGGTGCTTGTGGACGAAACCCAGCACCTGCTGGGCGTGGTGTCCCTCTCCGACATCCTTCAAGCTCTAGTGCTCAGCCCCGCTGGCATCGACGCCCTCGGGGCCTGA
- the PRKAG3 gene encoding 5'-AMP-activated protein kinase subunit gamma-3 isoform X2, producing MGLCVSLGWVFVCLWGVVWLCMCGGKGSSCGSECRMFSPPLQSLFSTQTPSWSSFGGPEHQEMSFLEQGDSTSWPSPAMTTSAEISLGGQGTKVSRWTSQEAVEEGELPGLKGGPQSRPAAESTRLEATFPKATPLAQATPSSGVGTPTTERDSLPPDCSASASGSSTDDLDLGIEFSAPEAWGNELGLVEERPAQCPSPQVPVLRLGWDDELRKPGAQIYMHFMQEHTCYDAMATSSKLVIFDTMLQIKKAFFALVANGVRAAPLWDSKKQSFVGMLTITDFILVLHRYYRSPLVQIYEIEEHKIETWREIYLQGCFKPLVSISPSDSLFEAVYTLIKNRIHRLPVLDPVSGAVLHILTHKRLLKFLHIFGTLLPRPSFLSRTIQDLGIGTFRDLAVVLETAPILTALDIFVDRRVSALPVINEAGQVVGLYSRFDVIHLAAQQMYNHLDISVGEALRRRTLCLEGVLSCQPHETLGEVIDRIAREQVHRLVLVDETQHLLGVVSLSDILQALVLSPAGIDALGA from the exons ATGGGTTTATGTGTGTCTTTGGGGtgggtgtttgtgtgtttgtggggGGTTGTGTGGTTGTGCATGTGTGGCGGGAAGGGCAGCTCCTGTGGTTCTGAGTGTAGGATGTTCTCCCCACCCCTTCAGTCACTTTTCTCCACACAGACCCCCTCCTGGAGCAGCTTTGGGGGACCCGAGCATCAAG AGATGAGCTTCCTAGAGCAAGGAGACAGCACTTCATGGCCATCACCAGCCATGACCACCAGCGCAGAAATAAGCCTTGGGGGACAAGGGACCAAGGTCTCAAGATGGACAAGCCAGGAGGCTGTAGAGGAAGGGGAGCTCCCAGGCCTGAAGGGAG GTCCCCAGTCCAGGCCAGCTGCTGAGTCCACCAGGCTGGAGGCCACATTCCCCAAGGCCACACCCTTGGCCCAAGCCACTCCCTCGTCCGGGGTGGGCACCCCCACAACAGAGCGAGACAGCCTCCCCCCTGACTGTTCAGCCTCTGCTTCTGGCTCCAGCACAGATGATCTGGATCTGGGCATAGAGTTCTCAGCCCCAGAAGCGTGGGGGAATGAGCTCGGCCTGGTGGAAGAGAGGCCGGCCCAGTGCCCGTCCCCGCAGGTGCCGGTACTCAGGCTGGGCTGGGACGACGAGCTGCGGAAGCCGGGGGCCCAGATCTACATGCACTTCATGCAGGAGCACACCTGCTACGATgccatggcaaccagctccaaGCTAGTCATCTTCGACACCATGCTACAG atcaagaagGCCTTCTTTGCCCTGGTGGCCAACGGCGTTCGGGCCGCACCTCTTTGGGACAGCAAGAAGCAGAGCTTTGTGG GGATGCTGACTATCACAGACTTCATCTTGGTTCTGCATCGCTATTACCGGTCCCCCCTG GTCCAGATCTATGAGATTGAAGAACACAAGATTGAGACCTGGAGGG AGATCTACCTTCAAGGCTGCTTCAAGCCTCTGGTCTCCATCTCTCCCAGTGACAG CCTGTTTGAAGCTGTCTACACCCTCATCAAGAACCGTATCCACCGCCTGCCAGTCCTGGACCCAGTCTCAGGCGCCGTGCTGCACATCCTCACACACAAACGGCTTCTCAAGTTCCTGCACATTTTT GGCACCCTGCTGCCCCGGCCCTCCTTCCTCTCTCGCACCATCCAAGATCTGGGCATCGGCACATTCCGAGACTTGGCTGTGGTGCTGGAAACGGCACCCATCCTCACTGCGCTGGACATCTTTGTGGACCGGCGTGTGTCTGCGCTGCCAGTGATCAACGAAGCTG GACAGGTCGTGGGCCTCTACTCCCGCTTTGATGTGATT CACCTGGCAGCCCAACAAATGTACAACCACCTGGACATAAGTGTGGGAGAAGCCCTGAGGCGGAGGACGCTGTGTCTGGAGGGAGTCCTTTCCTGCCAGCCCCACGAGACCTTGGGGGAAGTCATCGACCGGATTGCCCGGGAGCAG GTGCATCGGCTGGTGCTTGTGGACGAAACCCAGCACCTGCTGGGCGTGGTGTCCCTCTCCGACATCCTTCAAGCTCTAGTGCTCAGCCCCGCTGGCATCGACGCCCTCGGGGCCTGA
- the PRKAG3 gene encoding 5'-AMP-activated protein kinase subunit gamma-3 isoform X12 — MSFLEQGDSTSWPSPAMTTSAEISLGGQGTKVSRWTSQEAVEEGELPGLKGGPQSRPAAESTRLEATFPKATPLAQATPSSGVGTPTTERDSLPPDCSASASGSSTDDLDLGIEFSAPEAWGNELGLVEERPAQCPSPQVPVLRLGWDDELRKPGAQIYMHFMQEHTCYDAMATSSKLVIFDTMLQIKKAFFALVANGVRAAPLWDSKKQSFVGMLTITDFILVLHRYYRSPLVQIYEIEEHKIETWREIYLQGCFKPLVSISPSDSLFEAVYTLIKNRIHRLPVLDPVSGAVLHILTHKRLLKFLHIFQGTLLPRPSFLSRTIQDLGIGTFRDLAVVLETAPILTALDIFVDRRVSALPVINEAGQVVGLYSRFDVIHLAAQQMYNHLDISVGEALRRRTLCLEGVLSCQPHETLGEVIDRIAREQVHRLVLVDETQHLLGVVSLSDILQALVLSPAGIDALGA, encoded by the exons ATGAGCTTCCTAGAGCAAGGAGACAGCACTTCATGGCCATCACCAGCCATGACCACCAGCGCAGAAATAAGCCTTGGGGGACAAGGGACCAAGGTCTCAAGATGGACAAGCCAGGAGGCTGTAGAGGAAGGGGAGCTCCCAGGCCTGAAGGGAG GTCCCCAGTCCAGGCCAGCTGCTGAGTCCACCAGGCTGGAGGCCACATTCCCCAAGGCCACACCCTTGGCCCAAGCCACTCCCTCGTCCGGGGTGGGCACCCCCACAACAGAGCGAGACAGCCTCCCCCCTGACTGTTCAGCCTCTGCTTCTGGCTCCAGCACAGATGATCTGGATCTGGGCATAGAGTTCTCAGCCCCAGAAGCGTGGGGGAATGAGCTCGGCCTGGTGGAAGAGAGGCCGGCCCAGTGCCCGTCCCCGCAGGTGCCGGTACTCAGGCTGGGCTGGGACGACGAGCTGCGGAAGCCGGGGGCCCAGATCTACATGCACTTCATGCAGGAGCACACCTGCTACGATgccatggcaaccagctccaaGCTAGTCATCTTCGACACCATGCTACAG atcaagaagGCCTTCTTTGCCCTGGTGGCCAACGGCGTTCGGGCCGCACCTCTTTGGGACAGCAAGAAGCAGAGCTTTGTGG GGATGCTGACTATCACAGACTTCATCTTGGTTCTGCATCGCTATTACCGGTCCCCCCTG GTCCAGATCTATGAGATTGAAGAACACAAGATTGAGACCTGGAGGG AGATCTACCTTCAAGGCTGCTTCAAGCCTCTGGTCTCCATCTCTCCCAGTGACAG CCTGTTTGAAGCTGTCTACACCCTCATCAAGAACCGTATCCACCGCCTGCCAGTCCTGGACCCAGTCTCAGGCGCCGTGCTGCACATCCTCACACACAAACGGCTTCTCAAGTTCCTGCACATTTTT CAGGGCACCCTGCTGCCCCGGCCCTCCTTCCTCTCTCGCACCATCCAAGATCTGGGCATCGGCACATTCCGAGACTTGGCTGTGGTGCTGGAAACGGCACCCATCCTCACTGCGCTGGACATCTTTGTGGACCGGCGTGTGTCTGCGCTGCCAGTGATCAACGAAGCTG GACAGGTCGTGGGCCTCTACTCCCGCTTTGATGTGATT CACCTGGCAGCCCAACAAATGTACAACCACCTGGACATAAGTGTGGGAGAAGCCCTGAGGCGGAGGACGCTGTGTCTGGAGGGAGTCCTTTCCTGCCAGCCCCACGAGACCTTGGGGGAAGTCATCGACCGGATTGCCCGGGAGCAG GTGCATCGGCTGGTGCTTGTGGACGAAACCCAGCACCTGCTGGGCGTGGTGTCCCTCTCCGACATCCTTCAAGCTCTAGTGCTCAGCCCCGCTGGCATCGACGCCCTCGGGGCCTGA
- the PRKAG3 gene encoding 5'-AMP-activated protein kinase subunit gamma-3 isoform X14 — protein MAITSHDHQRRNKPWGTRDQGLKMDKPGGCRGRGAPRPEGSTDDLDLGIEFSAPEAWGNELGLVEERPAQCPSPQVPVLRLGWDDELRKPGAQIYMHFMQEHTCYDAMATSSKLVIFDTMLQIKKAFFALVANGVRAAPLWDSKKQSFVGMLTITDFILVLHRYYRSPLVQIYEIEEHKIETWREIYLQGCFKPLVSISPSDSLFEAVYTLIKNRIHRLPVLDPVSGAVLHILTHKRLLKFLHIFQGTLLPRPSFLSRTIQDLGIGTFRDLAVVLETAPILTALDIFVDRRVSALPVINEAGQVVGLYSRFDVIHLAAQQMYNHLDISVGEALRRRTLCLEGVLSCQPHETLGEVIDRIAREQVHRLVLVDETQHLLGVVSLSDILQALVLSPAGIDALGA, from the exons ATGGCCATCACCAGCCATGACCACCAGCGCAGAAATAAGCCTTGGGGGACAAGGGACCAAGGTCTCAAGATGGACAAGCCAGGAGGCTGTAGAGGAAGGGGAGCTCCCAGGCCTGAAGGGAG CACAGATGATCTGGATCTGGGCATAGAGTTCTCAGCCCCAGAAGCGTGGGGGAATGAGCTCGGCCTGGTGGAAGAGAGGCCGGCCCAGTGCCCGTCCCCGCAGGTGCCGGTACTCAGGCTGGGCTGGGACGACGAGCTGCGGAAGCCGGGGGCCCAGATCTACATGCACTTCATGCAGGAGCACACCTGCTACGATgccatggcaaccagctccaaGCTAGTCATCTTCGACACCATGCTACAG atcaagaagGCCTTCTTTGCCCTGGTGGCCAACGGCGTTCGGGCCGCACCTCTTTGGGACAGCAAGAAGCAGAGCTTTGTGG GGATGCTGACTATCACAGACTTCATCTTGGTTCTGCATCGCTATTACCGGTCCCCCCTG GTCCAGATCTATGAGATTGAAGAACACAAGATTGAGACCTGGAGGG AGATCTACCTTCAAGGCTGCTTCAAGCCTCTGGTCTCCATCTCTCCCAGTGACAG CCTGTTTGAAGCTGTCTACACCCTCATCAAGAACCGTATCCACCGCCTGCCAGTCCTGGACCCAGTCTCAGGCGCCGTGCTGCACATCCTCACACACAAACGGCTTCTCAAGTTCCTGCACATTTTT CAGGGCACCCTGCTGCCCCGGCCCTCCTTCCTCTCTCGCACCATCCAAGATCTGGGCATCGGCACATTCCGAGACTTGGCTGTGGTGCTGGAAACGGCACCCATCCTCACTGCGCTGGACATCTTTGTGGACCGGCGTGTGTCTGCGCTGCCAGTGATCAACGAAGCTG GACAGGTCGTGGGCCTCTACTCCCGCTTTGATGTGATT CACCTGGCAGCCCAACAAATGTACAACCACCTGGACATAAGTGTGGGAGAAGCCCTGAGGCGGAGGACGCTGTGTCTGGAGGGAGTCCTTTCCTGCCAGCCCCACGAGACCTTGGGGGAAGTCATCGACCGGATTGCCCGGGAGCAG GTGCATCGGCTGGTGCTTGTGGACGAAACCCAGCACCTGCTGGGCGTGGTGTCCCTCTCCGACATCCTTCAAGCTCTAGTGCTCAGCCCCGCTGGCATCGACGCCCTCGGGGCCTGA